The stretch of DNA CTTTGCTGGCTTTTTCTTTGATAACTTTGCCATCTTCAAACCATAATTCAATATCTTCGATTTCTTGCCCGCCGTAGATGGCCGGATACGAGAAGCGAATCCAACCGTTGGCGGAGGGTTCCACCGGAGCGGTGAAAATTTCACCATCGGGGAAATTGTATTTGCCATCGGCAGGTTCAAAGGTGCGCTCTTTGATCGAGAAACTCAAATCGACATTGCTGCCTTTAAGTGAAACCTGATCGCGTCCAGCGAGCCAGGTGATCAATTCGCGTTGGCGTTTGCCCTCATTTTTCCAGAACGCCACCGGATCGTCCAGATGCAGCATTCCTGCTTCGTATACAAAATCCCGGTACTCGCTCAGGCTCATATCGGCTTCCTGCGCCATAGCATGGGTGGGATAGACGGTCAGCGACCATTTGAGTTCTTTACGGGCGGCGCGCTCCATAAAAATCTTGCTGATTTCCGCGCCAGCTTTGCTAAACTGGGCCTGTTTGGCCGGATCGGTGCCGCTGAGTTCGCGCGTATTATGTTCGGCTTCAATATACAGACTGGCGTCAAATTCTTCGACCATAATTCGCCGGAGCGGGGAAATATATTCCAATTGAGCGTCATTCGCATACTTGAAGAATATCTCAGACGCGCCGGGTAAGCTGATTTGCAAATTAACATTTGCTCCAGCGATGACGGCTTCTTTATACACTTCCAGGCTGAGTTCCTCAGCCAGCGGGCTGGTGCGCAATATAAACTGTTCACCAGGTTGTAAATTGAGCGAGTATTGCACTAAAACCTGAGCTAATTTCGATACGCGAGGGTCGGGCATGGCTATCTCCTTGAACAGAGTAGTAGAATGATGTGCAGTATATTCGGACATTAGTATAATACACATAGGACTTACGCAACACGATGAATAAAATACCGAAAATAGGGGTGTGTGGGGCGCGAAGCGCCCCACACACCCCTATTTTCGGGCTTCTTAGAATTGGATAACGAGGAGAATTTTATGACCCATCAAAAGAAACCGGGCTATAACACATTGTCGGTTTGGGCTGGTGAAGAGAAAAAAGATGGTTGGCAGCGTTCTACGCAGGTTCCGGTTGTGCA from Chloroflexota bacterium encodes:
- a CDS encoding aminopeptidase; translation: MPDPRVSKLAQVLVQYSLNLQPGEQFILRTSPLAEELSLEVYKEAVIAGANVNLQISLPGASEIFFKYANDAQLEYISPLRRIMVEEFDASLYIEAEHNTRELSGTDPAKQAQFSKAGAEISKIFMERAARKELKWSLTVYPTHAMAQEADMSLSEYRDFVYEAGMLHLDDPVAFWKNEGKRQRELITWLAGRDQVSLKGSNVDLSFSIKERTFEPADGKYNFPDGEIFTAPVEPSANGWIRFSYPAIYGGQEIEDIELWFEDGKVIKEKASKGQELLTALLNTDEGARYLGEWGIGTNYGIQRFTKNMLFDEKIGGTIHLAVGAGYPETGSKNESGIHWDMLCDMAESEIRVDGDLFYKDGKFAV